The following are encoded together in the Gemmatimonadaceae bacterium genome:
- a CDS encoding sigma-70 family RNA polymerase sigma factor encodes MPSSSDGDPRRSSDERALVVSAQQGSSEAFAALVRLHQRRAYAVCRAIVLTHEDAEDAVQEGFLHAFRALDRFLPDQPFGAWLYRIMANASLDLVRRRKVRDADELSESSPAPFRDPGEADELRRRLTEALTRLTDRQRSVIVLHDVEGFTHGEIGSMLGIPEGTARSDLHHARAALRRLLKDVRSDI; translated from the coding sequence ATGCCGTCATCATCTGACGGCGATCCGCGAAGGAGCTCGGACGAACGGGCACTGGTGGTGTCGGCCCAGCAAGGAAGTAGCGAGGCCTTCGCCGCGCTGGTGCGGCTGCATCAGCGGCGCGCCTACGCCGTCTGCCGAGCGATCGTGCTCACCCACGAGGACGCGGAAGACGCGGTGCAAGAGGGCTTCCTCCACGCATTTCGCGCGTTGGATCGTTTTCTTCCCGATCAGCCCTTCGGGGCCTGGCTCTATCGCATCATGGCCAACGCGTCGCTCGATCTCGTGCGGCGACGCAAGGTGCGCGATGCGGACGAGCTGTCGGAATCGTCGCCCGCTCCCTTCCGGGACCCGGGCGAAGCGGACGAGTTGAGGCGTCGACTGACGGAGGCGCTCACCCGGCTGACGGATCGACAGCGTTCGGTGATCGTCCTGCACGATGTAGAAGGATTTACTCATGGTGAGATCGGTTCGATGCTCGGCATTCCCGAGGGAACGGCGCGATCGGATCTGCACCATGCACGGGCGGCGTTGCGGCGGCTGTTGAAGGACGTACGGAGTGACATATGA
- a CDS encoding alpha/beta hydrolase yields the protein MPPIPPPRTIGFTTTTDVPLYWCAYGAEGGERLLVLHGGPGAHHDYLLPQMLRLASPGGVESRELLFYDQRGGGRSRSESRDGDVTWQTQVKDLERVVDELEVRPLTVVGYSWGGLLALLFAREAAAGRIRIKPSRLILVDPAPVARRFRDQFEREFARRQSGPEIQALRDELASSALRERDLDAYRQRSFELSVAGYFADPRKARDLTPFRVTGRIQQSVWESLGNYDLPADPAFRAISVPTLIVHGRQDPIPLASSQECASALHARLVVLDECGHVPYVEQPDGLFRAIEDFLVSKS from the coding sequence ATGCCGCCGATTCCTCCACCGCGCACGATCGGCTTTACGACGACGACGGACGTACCGCTCTACTGGTGCGCCTACGGAGCCGAAGGCGGTGAGCGACTCCTCGTTTTGCATGGTGGCCCAGGCGCGCACCACGATTATCTCCTTCCGCAGATGCTGCGGCTCGCCTCGCCCGGTGGAGTGGAATCGCGCGAACTACTCTTCTACGATCAGCGTGGCGGTGGACGGTCGCGCTCCGAGTCCCGTGACGGGGATGTAACCTGGCAGACGCAGGTGAAAGATCTGGAGCGCGTCGTCGACGAGCTGGAGGTTCGGCCGCTCACGGTCGTCGGCTACTCATGGGGTGGCCTGCTTGCGCTGCTCTTTGCGCGAGAGGCGGCGGCGGGGCGAATCCGCATCAAACCATCTCGCCTGATTCTCGTCGATCCTGCACCAGTCGCGCGGCGCTTCCGTGATCAATTCGAGCGCGAGTTTGCTCGCCGTCAGTCGGGTCCGGAGATTCAGGCACTGCGCGACGAGCTCGCGAGCTCCGCGCTCCGAGAACGGGACCTCGATGCCTACCGACAGCGAAGCTTCGAGCTAAGCGTTGCCGGCTATTTTGCCGATCCTCGAAAGGCTCGGGATTTGACGCCCTTTCGAGTCACCGGACGAATTCAACAATCCGTTTGGGAGAGCCTCGGCAACTATGATCTTCCGGCCGACCCTGCATTCCGCGCGATCAGTGTGCCGACACTCATTGTGCATGGCCGGCAGGACCCCATCCCTCTCGCATCGTCGCAGGAATGCGCAAGTGCCCTTCACGCTAGATTGGTCGTCCTCGACGAGTGCGGTCACGTACCGTACGTCGAACAGCCCGACGGACTTTTCCGCGCGATCGAAGATTTCCTCGTGTCGAAGAGCTGA
- a CDS encoding HD domain-containing protein, which translates to MALMHEYTASESLRKHMLAVEAAMRAYADKFGEDPERWGLAGLIHDFDYERYPNAAHSATEEHPAHGVRMLRERGWPDDILQAILGHATYCGAARETAMAKALFAVDELTGLVTATALVRPSKSLHEVDARSVRKKMKDKAFARGVNRDDVLLGAQELGVDLDAHIQFVIDAMRARAAELGLDGRGV; encoded by the coding sequence ATGGCGCTCATGCACGAGTACACGGCCAGCGAGTCGCTGCGGAAGCACATGCTGGCCGTCGAGGCCGCCATGCGCGCCTACGCCGACAAATTTGGTGAGGATCCCGAGCGATGGGGTCTCGCCGGATTGATCCACGATTTCGATTACGAGCGTTATCCTAACGCTGCCCATTCGGCGACCGAGGAACATCCGGCACATGGCGTTCGCATGTTGCGCGAGCGCGGTTGGCCTGATGACATCTTGCAGGCCATACTCGGCCACGCGACCTACTGCGGCGCCGCTCGCGAAACGGCGATGGCGAAAGCCCTCTTCGCCGTCGACGAGCTCACTGGGCTGGTCACCGCCACGGCGCTCGTGCGCCCGTCGAAGAGCCTTCACGAGGTCGACGCCCGTTCCGTTCGAAAGAAAATGAAAGACAAGGCGTTCGCTCGCGGCGTGAACCGCGACGATGTGTTGTTGGGCGCTCAGGAGCTCGGCGTCGACCTCGACGCGCACATCCAATTCGTGATTGACGCGATGCGTGCGCGAGCGGCCGAACTCGGGCTCGATGGCCGCGGTGTCTGA
- a CDS encoding ABC transporter permease encodes MLFGETIAVALSALRANKLRSVLTMLGIVIGVAAVIAMIALGTGAQAAVKDRIAALGTTLLTINPGQQRGFGVAIADAQAKLIMDDAKALDERASALLAVQPEMNRSLQVQWGNKNANTSVVGTSANYLEVRKYALHSGRMFTSAEDEARQRVAVIGPTVATNMGLDTPDALLGESIRIRGIQFTVVGILESKGQGTPFGNPDDQILIPINTARFRVIGSDRLRSISVLAESEDKIPEAMADIQRVLRREHRLRQGRPDDFQIRSQADFLNTLGETTQVFTFLLSGIAAVSLLVGGIGIMNIMLVSVTERTREIGVRKALGATRRNILLQFLIEAVVLCCMGGVVGILLGASGATVMSRTAGWNTEVSPAAVGLAFAFSALVGVLFGVWPARRAAALDPIIALRYE; translated from the coding sequence ATGCTTTTCGGTGAAACGATTGCCGTTGCGCTCAGTGCGCTTCGGGCGAACAAGCTGCGATCCGTTTTGACGATGCTCGGCATCGTCATCGGCGTCGCGGCCGTGATCGCGATGATCGCACTCGGCACGGGTGCGCAGGCGGCAGTGAAAGACCGCATCGCCGCGCTCGGAACCACATTGCTCACCATCAATCCTGGCCAGCAGCGGGGCTTCGGCGTGGCAATCGCCGATGCGCAGGCCAAGCTGATCATGGACGACGCCAAAGCGCTCGACGAGCGCGCGTCGGCGTTGCTCGCCGTCCAGCCCGAGATGAACCGCAGTCTTCAGGTGCAGTGGGGCAACAAGAACGCAAACACGTCGGTGGTCGGGACGTCTGCCAATTATCTCGAGGTGCGCAAGTACGCACTGCACTCGGGTCGGATGTTCACCTCAGCCGAAGACGAAGCCCGGCAGCGCGTCGCCGTCATCGGACCGACGGTCGCGACCAACATGGGCCTCGATACGCCCGACGCGCTGTTGGGCGAGAGCATTCGCATTCGCGGCATTCAATTCACGGTCGTGGGCATCCTCGAGTCCAAGGGTCAAGGGACGCCCTTCGGCAATCCCGATGATCAAATTCTCATCCCGATCAACACTGCGCGCTTTCGCGTGATCGGGAGCGACCGGCTGCGTTCGATCAGCGTTCTCGCCGAGTCGGAGGACAAGATTCCCGAGGCAATGGCGGACATTCAGCGCGTCCTCCGACGCGAGCATCGCCTCCGGCAGGGCCGACCCGACGATTTCCAGATTCGCAGCCAGGCTGACTTTTTGAACACCCTGGGCGAGACGACACAAGTCTTCACCTTCTTGCTCTCGGGCATTGCGGCGGTGAGCCTCCTTGTCGGAGGCATCGGCATCATGAACATCATGCTGGTGTCGGTCACCGAGCGCACGCGCGAGATCGGCGTGCGCAAAGCGCTTGGCGCAACGCGCCGCAACATCCTGCTGCAGTTTCTCATTGAAGCGGTGGTGCTCTGCTGCATGGGCGGCGTGGTCGGCATTCTCCTCGGCGCGTCCGGTGCCACGGTGATGAGCCGGACCGCCGGTTGGAACACCGAGGTATCGCCAGCGGCGGTCGGTCTTGCGTTTGCGTTCTCCGCGCTCGTCGGCGTGTTGTTCGGCGTGTGGCCGGCCCGCCGCGCCGCCGCGCTCGATCCGATCATCGCGCTGCGATACGAATAG
- the nth gene encoding endonuclease III: protein MRNKRNPPRQPLSQSRPAAMKKRMPTSKTAKPLRGKSSPKVPRGASASGPTARRRGRIPASRRAPAAVRAPQIYDRLHRAYPDAHCALNFESPYQLLVATILSAQCTDKRVNIVTPALFRRYAGPAELAAAKPEELEEMIKSTGFFRSKSKSLIGMATAIAQQHAGAVPSEMGQLVDLPGVGRKTANVILGNAFDRNEGIVVDTHVTRLSQRLALTKHTEPVKIEQDLMRLFPRDQWTLLAHLLIEHGRQICIARAPKCDQCVLSDLCPSSRV from the coding sequence ATGCGCAACAAGCGAAATCCACCGCGACAACCACTCTCGCAATCGCGGCCCGCGGCGATGAAGAAGCGCATGCCGACATCGAAGACGGCGAAGCCGTTGCGCGGCAAGTCGAGTCCGAAAGTCCCGCGTGGCGCCTCCGCCAGCGGCCCGACAGCGAGACGACGTGGACGCATCCCAGCCTCGCGGCGCGCTCCGGCGGCCGTGCGCGCACCACAGATCTATGATCGTCTGCATCGAGCCTATCCCGATGCGCATTGTGCGCTGAATTTCGAGTCTCCATATCAGCTGCTCGTCGCGACGATCCTCAGCGCGCAGTGCACCGACAAGCGCGTGAACATCGTAACGCCGGCGCTCTTCCGTCGTTATGCAGGCCCCGCCGAACTTGCCGCGGCGAAGCCGGAAGAGCTCGAGGAGATGATCAAGAGCACCGGCTTCTTCCGCAGCAAATCGAAGAGCTTGATCGGCATGGCCACGGCGATCGCCCAGCAGCACGCTGGCGCAGTGCCATCCGAGATGGGGCAACTCGTCGACTTGCCTGGCGTTGGTCGCAAAACGGCGAACGTCATTCTCGGGAATGCGTTCGACCGCAATGAAGGAATCGTCGTCGACACACACGTGACGCGATTGAGCCAGCGACTCGCGCTCACGAAGCACACCGAGCCAGTGAAGATCGAGCAGGACCTGATGCGGCTCTTCCCCCGCGATCAGTGGACGCTGCTCGCTCATCTGCTCATCGAGCACGGGCGGCAGATCTGTATCGCCCGCGCGCCGAAATGCGATCAGTGCGTGCTCAGTGACCTTTGCCCATCGTCGAGAGTATAG
- a CDS encoding PHP domain-containing protein: protein MDSRTAAHILTQIAAYLELRGENQYKARAYETAANGILALGVDDIAPLLASGEIGRVRGLGPATLAVVRDLVEIGSSRYLDQLRESTPEGLLDMLRIPGLSAQKIHKIYEELQISDVGQLEEAARDGRLARVRGFGPKSAERILKGIAFSREAGTLELYHRARIGAEHLVTLVREHPDIEEAVIAGAIRRHREVVSGVSIVAQCRTGAVPEHVATSFTRISSVREATGENTDSVNIHFVDGVRLTLRCMSPARFAIALWQATGSDEHIELVRARLAFRGLSLIGDELLEATRPIEIPNEEALYRAAGLDYVEPELREAEGEVDAAARHELPRLLVTSDIRGVLHCHTHYSDGKNSIAEMARGAQLRGWSYLGVSDHSAAAFYASGLSREKVLGQLEAIDELNSGATDFRVLKGIEADILADGRLDYDAELLAQFDFVIGSIHSRFGMNGPAMTERVLRALDDPFLTVLAHPTGRLLLSRDAYAIDVDAVIEKAAAVGVAVELNADPHRLDLDWRHLIEAKRRGATVALGPDAHSVNALDNVVIGVGMARKGWLEASDLLNTRDADGVITFARSRRR from the coding sequence ATGGACAGCCGCACTGCCGCGCACATCCTCACCCAAATCGCCGCTTACCTCGAGCTGCGTGGCGAAAATCAGTACAAGGCACGTGCATACGAGACGGCGGCGAATGGCATTCTGGCCCTTGGCGTAGACGACATCGCTCCGCTCCTTGCCTCTGGCGAAATCGGCCGCGTACGCGGACTCGGCCCAGCCACCCTTGCCGTCGTTCGCGATCTCGTCGAGATCGGCTCCTCGCGCTACCTCGATCAGCTGCGCGAGTCGACACCCGAAGGCTTGCTCGACATGCTGCGCATTCCCGGCCTTTCTGCGCAGAAGATTCATAAGATCTATGAGGAGCTCCAGATCTCAGACGTCGGTCAGCTCGAGGAGGCTGCTCGAGACGGTCGACTCGCCAGGGTCCGCGGCTTTGGCCCGAAGAGCGCCGAGCGAATTCTCAAGGGCATTGCGTTCTCGCGCGAAGCCGGAACCCTCGAGCTCTATCACCGGGCGCGCATCGGGGCCGAGCATCTCGTGACGCTCGTGCGCGAGCACCCGGACATCGAGGAGGCGGTCATCGCGGGCGCGATCCGCCGCCATCGTGAGGTCGTGAGCGGAGTTTCGATCGTCGCGCAGTGTCGCACGGGTGCGGTACCCGAACACGTCGCGACATCTTTCACTCGTATCAGCAGTGTGCGAGAGGCCACCGGCGAGAACACCGACAGCGTCAACATTCACTTCGTCGACGGCGTCAGGCTCACGCTCCGCTGCATGTCGCCGGCGCGCTTTGCGATTGCTCTCTGGCAGGCGACCGGCAGCGACGAGCACATCGAGCTCGTTAGGGCGCGCCTCGCCTTTCGCGGTCTATCCCTTATCGGCGACGAGCTGCTCGAGGCCACGCGTCCGATCGAGATCCCTAACGAGGAGGCGCTCTACCGCGCCGCTGGCCTCGACTACGTTGAGCCCGAGCTTCGCGAGGCGGAAGGTGAGGTCGATGCCGCGGCACGACATGAACTGCCGCGTTTGCTGGTGACGAGTGACATTCGCGGTGTGCTCCACTGCCATACGCACTACTCCGATGGCAAGAACTCGATCGCCGAGATGGCTCGCGGCGCGCAATTGCGTGGCTGGAGCTATCTCGGAGTATCCGACCACTCCGCCGCGGCATTCTACGCGTCGGGATTATCGCGAGAGAAAGTCCTTGGTCAGCTCGAGGCGATTGACGAGTTGAACTCCGGCGCGACGGATTTCCGTGTACTCAAGGGAATCGAGGCCGATATCCTCGCCGATGGCCGGCTCGATTACGACGCCGAGCTGCTTGCGCAATTCGATTTCGTGATCGGATCCATTCACTCTCGCTTTGGCATGAATGGTCCAGCGATGACGGAGCGTGTGCTGCGCGCGCTCGACGATCCCTTTCTCACGGTGCTCGCGCATCCGACTGGCCGTCTCCTGCTCTCTCGAGACGCGTACGCCATCGACGTTGATGCCGTGATCGAGAAAGCCGCCGCTGTTGGCGTGGCCGTCGAGTTGAACGCGGACCCACATCGACTCGATCTGGACTGGCGGCATCTGATCGAGGCCAAGCGGCGCGGGGCGACGGTAGCCCTCGGCCCCGACGCGCACTCCGTGAATGCGCTCGATAACGTGGTCATTGGCGTGGGCATGGCGCGGAAAGGATGGCTCGAGGCGAGCGACCTGCTCAACACTCGTGACGCCGATGGCGTGATCACCTTCGCACGGAGTCGGCGGCGTTAG
- a CDS encoding AAA family ATPase, whose product MSAIASARVGKGIGFERVATIVARERGIEHYAASAANHFQQLHTTVNDDPLPHLRSVAKSAPSDESSQRFPFSVPVVRELEKLSVDAPVTFFVGENGSGKSTILEGIAAAAGLPAVGSAVVKDDETLSAQRALGRSLKLVWRQRTRRGFFLRAEDFFGFTKSLAKMRADFLTRLADIDVEYADRSAYAKGFAQLPVKRSLAEMEERYGVDLDANSHGQSFLKLFVSRFVPGGLYLLDEPEAPLSPQSQLALIAMIGDMIGQDAQFIIATHSPILLAFPNALIYSCDRVPIESVRFEELDHVVLTRDFLNDPARFLRHLRG is encoded by the coding sequence ATGAGCGCCATCGCTTCGGCGCGGGTGGGCAAAGGCATTGGCTTTGAGCGTGTAGCGACGATCGTGGCGCGTGAGCGGGGAATAGAACACTATGCGGCATCGGCCGCCAATCACTTCCAGCAGCTACACACCACTGTCAACGACGATCCCTTGCCTCACCTCCGTTCGGTAGCCAAGTCCGCACCGTCGGACGAGAGTTCCCAGCGATTCCCGTTCAGCGTGCCGGTGGTGCGCGAGCTGGAAAAGCTGTCGGTGGACGCGCCGGTGACGTTCTTTGTCGGGGAAAATGGCTCGGGGAAGTCGACCATTCTCGAGGGGATTGCTGCCGCAGCGGGATTGCCAGCGGTTGGGAGCGCCGTCGTGAAGGACGATGAGACCCTGAGCGCCCAACGCGCCCTGGGCCGTTCGCTGAAGCTCGTGTGGCGCCAGCGTACGCGTCGCGGATTCTTCCTTCGCGCCGAGGATTTCTTCGGGTTCACGAAATCCTTGGCCAAGATGCGAGCGGACTTCCTGACCCGGCTTGCCGATATTGATGTCGAATATGCGGACCGGTCGGCCTATGCGAAGGGCTTCGCCCAGTTGCCGGTCAAACGATCACTCGCCGAAATGGAGGAACGCTACGGCGTCGATCTCGACGCAAACTCACATGGTCAGAGTTTTCTCAAGTTGTTCGTGTCGCGGTTCGTGCCGGGCGGTCTCTATCTCCTCGACGAGCCGGAAGCACCGCTCTCGCCACAGAGCCAACTCGCGCTGATCGCGATGATCGGCGACATGATCGGGCAGGACGCGCAGTTCATCATCGCCACGCACTCGCCGATCCTCCTCGCGTTTCCGAACGCCCTGATCTACAGCTGCGATCGCGTGCCGATCGAGTCGGTGCGATTCGAGGAGCTCGATCACGTGGTGCTCACTCGCGACTTTCTGAACGATCCCGCGAGGTTCTTGAGACACCTGCGAGGGTGA
- a CDS encoding TolC family protein, which yields MKKTLISLLAIPCLARGIFAQGTPVALASMRDTVRRVSIDSDTAFHPIGLQHAIELAQRNAPIAVQARGQIRSANASVRAAYSALIPAVSITAGQSNQTGDRLGQSGNIVPYNPKHPWSYSTGVRSSLRLFDGGQRFYQISQSKADVTSAEANDVAQQFNVALQVKTQYYAILAAREMESAAGAQLDQAQADMNAAAARVSAGAATLSDSLRTVIEVGNARLALITAQNNLRTASAALTRLVAAPYLVTAEAIDSLDRSLSPIDSAELVQLALRGPAVAQASAQMVAAQAAVRSARTTYLPTVDLTFTRGGSGFAPYGAGASGDTLLNRQYPYTNTFQLSASLPLFNNYQRELALAQAQVAKDDADATLRDARLAAQQNIVQQLASLRAAQEQIDIQQASIRSAEEDLRVQQQRYALGASTLLDLLTSQTTLDQQRAALIQARQSYRLARAQIEAVIGRDLQ from the coding sequence ATGAAGAAAACACTCATCAGTCTCCTCGCGATCCCCTGCCTCGCGCGGGGGATCTTCGCACAGGGGACCCCCGTTGCCCTCGCCTCGATGCGTGATACGGTTCGCCGCGTGTCGATCGATAGCGACACGGCGTTCCATCCGATCGGTCTGCAGCACGCCATAGAGCTTGCCCAACGCAACGCACCAATCGCCGTTCAGGCGCGCGGCCAGATCCGGAGCGCGAATGCCTCGGTCCGTGCTGCGTATTCGGCACTGATCCCCGCTGTCTCCATTACCGCGGGACAGTCGAATCAGACAGGTGACCGCCTGGGTCAGAGCGGAAACATCGTTCCCTACAATCCCAAGCACCCCTGGTCGTACTCGACTGGAGTTCGATCCTCACTGCGTCTATTCGACGGTGGGCAGCGGTTCTATCAGATCTCCCAATCAAAGGCAGACGTCACTTCCGCCGAGGCAAACGACGTAGCGCAACAATTCAACGTCGCGCTGCAGGTGAAGACGCAGTACTACGCGATTCTCGCCGCGCGTGAGATGGAGTCCGCCGCCGGCGCACAGCTTGATCAGGCGCAGGCGGACATGAATGCGGCCGCGGCTCGCGTCAGCGCCGGCGCCGCCACTCTCTCCGACTCACTCCGCACGGTGATCGAGGTCGGAAATGCACGCCTTGCGCTGATCACGGCGCAGAACAATCTGCGCACCGCCAGCGCAGCACTTACCCGGCTTGTCGCCGCGCCGTATCTCGTCACGGCGGAGGCAATCGATTCGCTGGATCGGTCGCTGTCACCGATTGACAGCGCCGAGCTGGTGCAGCTCGCGCTACGCGGCCCTGCAGTTGCGCAGGCGAGTGCGCAGATGGTTGCCGCGCAGGCAGCGGTGCGCTCGGCGCGGACGACTTATCTCCCGACGGTCGACCTGACCTTTACGAGAGGCGGAAGCGGTTTTGCGCCTTATGGCGCCGGTGCCAGTGGCGACACGCTTCTCAATAGACAGTATCCGTATACGAACACGTTTCAGCTGAGCGCATCCTTGCCGTTGTTCAACAACTATCAGCGTGAGCTGGCACTCGCGCAGGCACAGGTCGCAAAGGATGACGCGGACGCCACGCTGCGCGATGCGCGGCTCGCCGCACAGCAGAACATCGTGCAGCAACTCGCATCCCTGCGCGCCGCCCAGGAGCAGATCGACATTCAGCAAGCATCCATCCGGTCGGCGGAGGAAGACTTGCGCGTGCAGCAACAGCGTTACGCGCTTGGCGCCTCGACGCTCCTCGATCTGCTGACGTCACAGACGACGCTCGACCAGCAGCGCGCGGCGCTGATCCAAGCGCGTCAGTCGTACCGGCTGGCGCGAGCGCAAATCGAAGCCGTCATCGGGCGCGATCTGCAGTAG
- a CDS encoding efflux RND transporter periplasmic adaptor subunit yields MHLPLLENPLVKRYLALALAVVGTAACTGNKDKAPFVQTALVSHRTIVIDAEATGSVEPITVVEVKSKASGLITKMPVETGTLVKPGDLLVQIDTRDVQNQYNQAEADLKAAQAQLQVSEAQKKRSDELFKARVITSQEYENASLVYENAKAGLIRSAANLDLAKQRLEDATVNATTAGTILTKTVSLGQVITSATSSATGGTTLLTMADLGKVRVRALFNETDIGQVRPGQTAAVGIDAFPDRRFQGVVEKIEPNATVQQNVTMFPVLVTLDNSESLLKPGMNGEVSVLVDQVNDVLAVPNDALKNVREAAATGQMLGLNADSVNAEVRSQMQNGFGRSRADAGQIGASASGRTRVASSQGEVSLSPQGEAVQQPQQGSGQGHQQIEVTDKQCADVKVALAKKPDLQKKLDDLRAKARSGELDFAAMRDESEKLYKTAGVDMRVAGACRRKEMQANGGGVGAGAQTGSGYAQRGGGNRNGGQQAQGGNGGNLQLSTPETGGIGRRTHPGLVFVVDTAHKTYHPRVVMLGAANFDYTEVVSGLKDGERVALLASLALQAQRQQQNDRLRQGMGVPGLTPNAGPGAGGPRGAGGGGPRGGAR; encoded by the coding sequence ATGCACCTTCCCCTCCTGGAGAACCCACTCGTGAAGCGATATCTCGCGCTGGCGCTTGCTGTTGTCGGCACCGCCGCGTGTACGGGAAATAAGGACAAAGCGCCGTTCGTGCAGACGGCCCTTGTGTCGCACCGCACGATCGTGATCGACGCCGAAGCCACGGGCTCGGTGGAGCCGATCACCGTCGTCGAGGTGAAGTCCAAGGCCTCCGGCTTGATCACGAAGATGCCCGTGGAGACTGGCACGCTCGTGAAGCCTGGCGATCTGCTCGTCCAGATCGACACGCGGGACGTCCAGAACCAGTACAACCAGGCGGAGGCAGACCTCAAGGCGGCGCAGGCGCAGCTCCAGGTGTCGGAGGCGCAGAAAAAGCGCAGCGACGAGTTGTTCAAGGCGCGCGTCATCACGTCACAGGAATACGAGAATGCGTCGCTGGTGTACGAGAACGCGAAAGCGGGGCTCATTCGCTCGGCCGCCAATCTCGACCTCGCGAAGCAGCGTCTCGAGGACGCGACGGTGAACGCGACCACCGCCGGTACGATCCTCACGAAGACGGTATCGCTCGGCCAGGTCATCACCTCCGCAACGAGTTCGGCGACCGGTGGCACCACGTTGCTGACCATGGCGGATCTCGGCAAAGTGCGCGTGCGCGCGCTCTTCAACGAGACCGATATTGGCCAGGTGCGGCCGGGTCAAACGGCCGCCGTGGGGATCGACGCATTTCCCGACCGCCGCTTTCAGGGCGTCGTCGAGAAGATCGAGCCCAACGCGACGGTTCAGCAGAACGTGACCATGTTCCCGGTGCTCGTCACCCTCGATAATAGTGAGAGCCTGCTCAAGCCCGGCATGAATGGCGAGGTGTCGGTGCTCGTCGACCAGGTCAACGACGTGCTCGCGGTACCTAACGACGCGCTCAAAAACGTGCGTGAGGCGGCTGCCACCGGTCAGATGCTTGGCCTCAATGCCGACAGCGTCAACGCCGAGGTGAGGTCGCAGATGCAGAACGGCTTCGGCCGCTCGCGCGCCGACGCGGGCCAGATTGGTGCCTCGGCGTCCGGACGTACGCGCGTCGCGTCGTCGCAAGGCGAAGTGTCTCTCAGTCCGCAGGGCGAGGCGGTCCAGCAGCCGCAACAGGGCTCTGGTCAAGGACATCAGCAGATCGAGGTCACGGACAAGCAGTGCGCGGATGTGAAGGTCGCGCTCGCCAAGAAGCCCGACCTGCAAAAGAAGCTCGACGACCTCCGGGCAAAGGCGCGCTCCGGTGAGCTCGACTTCGCCGCGATGCGCGACGAGAGTGAAAAGTTGTACAAGACTGCCGGCGTTGACATGCGTGTCGCGGGCGCCTGTCGTCGCAAGGAAATGCAGGCTAACGGTGGCGGCGTGGGTGCCGGCGCCCAGACGGGCAGCGGCTACGCACAGCGCGGCGGCGGTAACCGGAATGGAGGCCAGCAGGCGCAGGGCGGCAACGGCGGCAATCTGCAGCTTTCAACGCCCGAGACGGGCGGCATCGGACGCCGCACCCATCCGGGCCTGGTCTTCGTCGTCGACACCGCGCATAAGACGTATCACCCGCGCGTCGTTATGCTCGGCGCGGCGAACTTCGACTACACCGAAGTGGTGAGCGGTCTCAAGGACGGCGAGCGCGTTGCGCTGCTCGCCTCCCTCGCGTTGCAGGCACAGCGTCAGCAGCAGAACGACCGTCTGCGTCAGGGAATGGGTGTCCCGGGGCTCACGCCTAACGCTGGACCTGGCGCAGGCGGTCCCCGAGGCGCTGGCGGTGGTGGCCCTCGTGGCGGCGCCCGGTAG
- a CDS encoding peptidylprolyl isomerase, whose translation MKRATFDTNRGSMVADLYEKDAPKTVENFEKLANSGFYDGVKFHRVVPDFVIQGGDPNSRDLPPGDPQIGRGGPGYQIKCETAGNPRTHEAGALSMAHAGKDTGGSQFFIVLNDANCRHLNGKHTVFGKVVEGLDVVKKIKQNDVINSVRVA comes from the coding sequence GTGAAACGCGCCACATTCGATACCAATCGCGGCTCGATGGTCGCCGATCTATACGAAAAGGACGCCCCCAAGACCGTCGAGAACTTCGAGAAGCTCGCCAACAGCGGCTTCTACGATGGCGTCAAGTTCCATCGCGTCGTTCCCGATTTTGTCATCCAGGGCGGAGATCCGAACTCGCGCGATCTGCCTCCGGGCGATCCCCAAATCGGTCGAGGCGGCCCAGGCTACCAGATCAAATGCGAAACGGCTGGGAATCCTCGCACGCACGAGGCCGGCGCTCTGTCGATGGCGCACGCCGGCAAGGATACTGGTGGCAGCCAGTTCTTCATCGTCCTCAACGACGCCAATTGCCGTCACCTGAACGGTAAACACACCGTCTTCGGCAAAGTCGTCGAGGGACTCGACGTAGTCAAGAAGATCAAGCAGAACGACGTCATCAATAGCGTGCGCGTCGCCTAA